One stretch of Malus domestica chromosome 14, GDT2T_hap1 DNA includes these proteins:
- the LOC103454448 gene encoding disease resistance protein RGA2-like — MDDLAFSLANRLIEKLISIASEEICLAWGVKANVQKLGRTMSTIKDVLLDAEEKQAHNSELRSWLQQLKDVFLDAEDLLDAFECEALRRQVVHGSGTNRKVRHFFSRSNPVAFRLRVGHGIKKIRERLHELKDDKNFADHGRENRNTTHSFVRASEVIGRETEKNKVVDLLMVQGNDHQSEDNGNVSVIPIVGFGGLGKTTLAKLVYNDERVVGSFELRMWQSVTVDFDVTRLTREILGSALGTKISEGSSLDQLQEQLRDALKDKKFLLVLDDVWNEDCIKWSELRDLLIEGAKVGTKILVTTRNISVASIMGTVGNINLDILSFEDCLSLFVKCAFKEGQERHHPSLYEMGKDIVRKCGGVPLAVKTLGSQLYSKTDERQWRLIRDSEIWELERDGVGHILPALRVSYTQLPSHLKQCLASCSILSKNYIEFDSREVINHWMAHGILESRDHGNMELEDVGELYFKELWERSFFQNVNDHIFFYNFDMHDLIHDLVQLVTQGESFTVDSACTKGIPENVRHLTILEIGQNVSTALQKLNKVRVEVLPNSIGSLKHLRSLDFYQSEGITELPNSFCELQSLQSLSLGGCVNLEVLPRDMRKLISLRYLELTTKQSSFPENGVGCLTSLRYLCIQDCSYLTCLPHDTSYLASLCTLTILNCKQLDLVMENYQVIPLRLKKLGIVGFPRMVALPEWFQGATNTLQDLVIGDCENLEALPGWLTSFTSLRMVGLKSCPKLLSLPEKMHRLTALTTLRIRKCPDLERRCQRDTGEDWPKISHVPNVDFE, encoded by the exons atggATGACCTTGCATTTTCGTTGGCAAACAGACTCATTGAAAAGCTCATCTCCATTGCTTCTGAGGAGATTTGCTTGGCGTGGGGCGTTAAAGCGAATGTGCAGAAGCTTGGACGCACCATGTCGACCATCAAAGACGTCCTCTTGGATGCCGAAGAGAAGCAAGCACATAACAGTGAGCTACGCAGTTGGCTACAACAACTTAAAGATGTGTTCCTTGATGCGGAGGATCTGTTGGACGCGTTTGAGTGCGAAGCTTTGCGAAGGCAAGTGGTTCATGGCAGTGGCACAAATAGAAAGGTACGCCATTTCTTTTCCCGCTCTAATCCAGTTGCATTCCGCTTGCGAGTAGGTCATGGAATTAAGAAGATAAGAGAAAGGTTACATGAGCTTAAAGACGATAAGAATTTTGCTGATCATGGGAGGGAGAATAGGAATACGACCCACTCCTTTGTCCGTGCTTCGGAGGTTATTGGTAGagaaacagaaaaaaataaGGTTGTTGATCTTCTAATGGTACAAGGCAATGATCATCAAAGTGAGGATAATGGGAATGTATCTGTTATTCCGATAGTGGGATTTGGAGGTTTAGGGAAGACCACACTTGCCAAGTTGGTGTACAATGATGAGAGAGTCGTTGGGAGTTTTGAATTAAGAATGTGGCAGTCTGTGACAGTGGACTTTGATGTTACTAGATTGACAAGAGAGATCCTCGGCTCTGCATTAGGTACGAAGATCAGTGAAGGGTCGTCTCTGGATCAGTTACAAGAACAACTACGAGACGCTTTAAAGGATAAGAAATTTCTACTTGTCTTGGATGATGTGTGGAACGAAGATTGTATCAAATGGAGCGAGTTGAGAGATTTGTTGATAGAGGGGGCCAAGGTGGGAACTAAGATTTTGGTGACGACACGGAATATCTCAGTTGCTTCAATCATGGGGACAGTTGgaaacataaatttagacattctCTCTTTTGAGGATTGTTTGTCTTTGTTTGTAAAGTGTGCATTTAAAGAAGGACAAGAAAGACATCATCCAAGCCTTTATGAAATGGGAAAAGATATTGTAAGAAAGTGCGGAGGGGTTCCCTTAGCTGTGAAAACCTTAGGGAGTCAACTTTACTCAAAGACTGATGAGCGTCAATGGAGATTGATTAGAGATTCTGAGATATGGGAACTAGAACGAGATGGAGTTGGTCACATTCTACCAGCTTTGAGAGTGAGTTATACTCAATTGCCCTCTCATTTGAAACAGTGTCTTGCTTCTTGTTCAATTCTTTCAAAGAATTACATTGAATTTGATAGCAGGGAAGTGATCAATCATTGGATGGCACATGGAATCCTTGAATCTCGTGATCATGGGAATATGGAGTTGGAAGATGTTGGTGAGCTATATTTCAAAGAGTTATGGGAGAGATCTTTCTTTCAAAATGTTAATGATCACATTTTCTTCTATAATTTTGATATGCATGATCTCATCCACGACCTTGTACAGTTAGTCACACAAGGTGAGAGTTTTACAGTAGACTCTGCATGCACCAAAGGCATCCCTGAAAATGTTAGGCATCTTACAATTttggaaattggccaaaatgtTTCAACAGCCTTGCAAAAGTTGAACAAAGTGCGAG TGGAAGTGTTGCCAAATTCCATTGGTTCTTTGAAGCATTTGAGAAGCCTGGACTTCTATCAAAGTGAAGGAATCACCGAACTACCCAATTCATTTTGTGAGTTGCAGAGCTTGCAAAGTCTGAGTCTCGGTGGATGTGTGAATCTTGAAGTGTTGCCTAGAGACATGAGGAAGTTGATCAGCCTTAGATACCTTGAATTAACCACAAAACAATCAAGTTTTCCAGAGAATGGAGTGGGATGCTTGACATCACTTCGATATCTTTGTATTCAGGATTGTAGTTATCTAACGTGTTTGCCGCATGATACGAGTTATCTTGCGTCATTATGCACTCTGACCATACTTAATTGTAAACAACTTGATTTGGTGATGGAAAACTATCAAGTAATTCCACTAAGGCTCAAAAAATTGGGGATTGTAGGATTCCCACGAATGGTGGCATTGCCTGAATGGTTTCAAGGAGCCACAAACACACTACAAGACTTGGTTATTGGGGATTGTGAGAATTTGGAGGCATTACCTGGGTGGTTGACGAGTTTCACATCGCTTAGAATGGTTGGCCTCAAATCATGTCCCAAACTGTTGTCTTTGCCAGAGAAGATGCATCGCCTCACTGCCTTAACAACACTTAGAATCAGAAAGTGTCCTGATCTGGAGAGGAGATGCCAGCGCGACACAGGAGAAGATTGGCCAAAGATTTCTCATGTTCCAAATGTTGATTTTGAATAG